The genomic interval GTCACCGACAGCACCTTGCCGTCGCTGGTGAACTGGACCGATACCGGCACTCCCGCCACCGGGGTGCGCCAGCGCGGCTGCCCGAGCGCGTTGAACGAGAACAGGCCGCCGTTGTCGCCGACGTAGACGTTGTCCAGCCCGTCGACCGCCGCGCCCGCCGCGGCGACATCCGGTCCCATGGCATTACAGAACCGCTTGCGGCCCGTCGGCATCTGCAGCGACACGATCGCGCCCGTGGCGCCCGGAACGCCGACGCAGTCCGTCGCGAGGCGGGTGGTGACATACATCTGCCCACCGGGCCCGATGATGGTCGGCGTCGCGGCGGGCCCACCGAGCGGCCGGGCCCAGCGCGCGACCAGATGCCGCGACCCGGTGACCGGGCTGGCGCCGCTGTTACGCGCGTCGTGATAGGCCACCGGCCAGCCCTTACCCGGGCCGACCTTGATGTCGTCCAAGGTGGTGCTGCCGCACGCGGTCAGCGCGAGTAGGCCGCAGGCGCCCGCCAGCGCGGCCACTCGGCGCGCGGGACGGCGCGACGCCGCGCGGTGATCGGTGACTGTCCCCCGGTCGTGCTCGCTGCGCGGGGATCGCCGGCTGCCGCTTCGCACCTGCTGGACTCCCATCTGCTCGTACGGGCCTGCACGAGACTAGAACATCGGCCCCGCTACCACCGGGCTGGGTGAGCCGAGGGCAGCGGGTGCCGCATCGCGCGGCGAAAGTACCCTGGTACCTCGACGACGACACCGCTGGACGAGGGAGCAGAGTTCGTGACGAGCATGTGGGGCGCACCGTTGCGCTCGCGATGGCGTGGGTCGCGCCGGCGGGACCCCGAGCAGGCGCGTTTCCTGACCATGGCATCGCTGCGCTGGGTGCTCGCCAACCGCGCCTACACCCCCTGGTACCTGGTGCGGTATTACCGCTTGTTCAAATTCCGGCTGACCAACCCGCATATCGTGCTGCGCGGCATGGTCTTCCTGGGCAAGCGGGTGGAGATCCACGCGACGCCGGAGCTGAGCCGCATGGAGATCGGCAAGTGGGTGCACATCGGTGACGGCAACGCCATCCGCTGCCACGAGGGCTCGCTGCGCATCGGCGACAAGGTGGTGTTCGGCAAGGACAACGTCGTCAACACCTACCTCGACATCGAGATCGGTGAATCCACGCTGGTCGCCGACTGGTGCTACATCTGCGACTTCGACCATCGCATGGACGACATCACGCTGCCGATCAAGGACCAGGGCATCGTCAAGAGCCCGGTGCGCATCGGCCCCGACACCTGGATCGCGGCCAAGGTGACCGTGCTGCGCGAGACCCGGGTCGGTCGCGGGTGCGTGCTCGGCGCGCACGCGGTGGTCAAGGGCGACATCCCCGATTACGGCATCGCCGTCGGCGCCCCCGCCCGCGTGGTCAAGAACCGCAAGGAGGCGTGGGAGGCCGGAGCCGCGGAGCGCGCGAAGTACCTGGCGGCGCTGGAGGACATCGAACGCAAGAAGAACGGGGTCGGCGCGTCGCAGGCCGGCTGACACGTTCGAACCTGTCCGAGGGCGCGAGTACCGTCAGGCCCATGCACCGGTACGCCGCCCTGCTACGCGGGATCATGCCCAGCAACCCGAACATGCGCAACGAGAAGTTGCGGGGCGTGTTCGAGGGGCTGGGTTTCGACGCGGTGGGCTCGGTGCTGAGCAGCGGCAACATCGTGTTCGGCAGTGCCGAATCCGACGCTGCCGCACTGGAATCGCGCATCCAGAAGGCGTTGAACGCCGAGTTGGGCATCGGCGGCGGCACCATCCTCCGCAGCCGCGAGGAACTGCGCGCACTGGTCGACTCCGACCCCTTCCCGGGGCTGACCCATGGGCGCGGCACCTACCTCACGGTGACATTCCTGAAGGACCGCACGGCGGCCGCCCCGGACGCGCTCCCGGCGGAACTCGCTGCCGCGGTACGCATCGTGGGGTACGACGAGGCGGCCGCGGCCGTGCTCGCCGTCATCGACAACACGGCGAGCACCACGCCCAACCACATGGCGTGGCTGGAATCCGTGTACGGCAAGGACATCACCACCCGCACCTGGCTGACGGTGCGCAAGGTGCTGGCGAAGCTGTAGGCCCCGCCACAACCTCGGGCGTGATGGTTACGCCGCGCGGCGCTCCGAATCCGAGCGCGGCGCGGCGGTGGGCTTCTCGGTCTCGGCGAAGCCCGGGCGGCCGGTACCGATGAAGGCCACCAGCCACGACACCACCGCGACGAACCGGTTGCGGAAGCCGACCAGGTAGAACAGGTGCACCGCGAGCCAGGCCATCCACGCGATGAAACCGGTGAACTTCACCTTGTCGTTGAGCTTGGTGACCGCGCTGAACCGGCTGATCACCGCCATGGAACCCTTGTCCCAGTAGACGAAAGGAGTGCCCGGTTGCTTCTTGCGGCGAATGATGTCGGCGACGTGCCGGCCCTCCTGCATCGCCGTCGGCGACTGCCCGGGGTAGCCGTTGAGCGAGGTCATGTCGCCGATGGCGTAGATATCGGCGTGCCCGCCGACGGTGCAGTCGGGGTTGATCAGCAGCCGCCCGGCGCGATCGGTCTCGCAGCCGGTGGCCTCGGCCAGCAGCCGCGCGAATCCGCCGGCCTGCACACCCGCCGACCACACCACCGTCTCCGCGCCGATGCCGCGTTCGACACCGTCCTTCGTCTTGACCGTCACCTTGCCGGCCTCGATGTCGGTGACGAATGTGTCCAGCAGCACCTCGACACCGTTGCGCGCCAACGACTCCCGCGCGTACTCCGACAGGCTGCCCCCGAACGGCGGCAAGACCGCCGGCGCGCCCTCCACCAGCGACACCGAGATCTCCTGGTGGTAATGCCGCTTGGCGAGCTCCTTGAGCTGCCCGGCGACCTCCACGCCGGTGGGCCCCGCGCCGACCACCACGAAGCTCAGCAGCCGCTCCCGCGAATCGGGGTCGGCCGTCGCCGCCTCGGTGAACACCCGCTCGATCTGCGCGCGCAACCGCTTGGCGTCGTCGATGGTCTTGAGCGAGAACGTCTTCCGGGCGAAATCGTCACGCCCGAAGTAGGACTGGTTGGCGCCCGTCGCGGCGATCAGCGAGCCGTAGCGGATCCGGCGCGGGCCGTCCGCCGTCTCGTAGGTGAGCACCGCGTCCTCGGCGTCGATGTCGACGACCTTGCCGAGCCGCACATCGGCGCCCTTGTGCCGGTGCAGGATTCCCGCGATCGGCGGCGCGATGTCCGTGCTGGGCAGCACACCGGTCGCTACTTGGTAGAGCAGCGGCTGAAACAGGTGCTCGGGCGTGCTCGAGATGAGTACGTAGTTGACCCCCGACTTGCTCAGCTGCTTCGCGGCGGCGAGTCCGCCGAAGCCCGAGCCGACGATGACGACCTCAGCGGTTTCGATTCCCGCATCCACGTGTTGCATGACAGCCTCCTTCTGTCATTACTAACCGTGATTCGGAATCCAGATGTTCCGAGGGTCAGGGCGCATAATTTAGATGAATCTTATCTGGATCGGTCATGAATGGAGATCTTGATGGAACTGCGGCAGCTGTCCTACTTCGTCGCTGTCTGCGAGGAACTCAGCTTCAGCCGAGCCGCGCAGCGGTGCTTCATATCGCAATCAGCTATCAGTCACCAGATCGCCCGGCTCGAACATGATCTTGGTGTACAGCTCTTCGAGCGCTCCACGCGGTCGGTCGTTCCGACCGACGCAACGACGCGGCTACTTCCCCTTGCGAAACAAATGCTGAGCCTGGAATCGGCCATTCGCGCAGCTGTGCGGTCGTCTGGGCCGCGAATTCGCTTGGCCGCCAACATGTCCTTCGCAACAAGATCGCTCTCGGCCATCGCGGGTGCGCGCGAGGCGCATCCGGGTGCGGAGATCGAGTTCGTGATCAAGCCGTTCCGGCAGCGCATCGCCGCGGTGGCGGACGGCGACTGTGATCTCGCTCTCATCCGTGGCCGGGTGGATCAGCCGGGTCTGACGGTCGAGAAACTCTGGGTGGAGGACCTCGTGATCGCCGTGTCGACGGCCCATCCGCTGGCCGGTCGCGACGATGTGACGCTCACGGAATTGGGGAACTATCCGCTGCTCCTGCCCCCGGAGCAAGAACAGGTGCTGTTGCACAACGTGGTTCGGCGCGCGTTCGCGGACCTGCCCGCCCCGCCGACCTACGGCCCGCCGATCCCGCCCGACCACACCGCCACCATGGAACTGATCAACCGCCCCGACGCGTGGACGATCCTCTACGCCGATACCCCCGCCGAGGGCATTGCCGGACTGCGCCTGTCGGGCCGACCGCTGCGCGTGCCGGTCTCGGCGGTACTGCGCAGCGACCTGCGCCCGTCACCGATCCTCACCACGCTGCTGGCGGCATTGCACAGCGCCTGACGACTACACGCGCAGCGGCGGCGATTTCGGGAAGGTGACCGGCAGCGCCGTCAGCGCGCGATGGAACGGCCCGGGTCGCCAGGTCAATTCGTCGCCGGGCACGGCCAGCTGCAACTCCGGCAACGCGTCGAGCAGCTGATCGATGGCGTCCTGCGCGACCAGATAGGCCACCGACCGGGCCGGGCACGAGTGCGGGCCGACGCTCCACGCCAGATGCGAACGGTTGTCGGTGAATTCACGCACCCCGACGGCCGGGTCGTTGTTGGCCCCCGACATGCTGATGATCACCGGATGATTCGCGGGCAGCCAGACGTCGTCGATCAGCACCGGCTGCCGCGGGTAGGTGACGCAGTAATTGGCCATCGGCGGGTCGGTGAACAGCACCTCGTCCAGCGCGTCCCGCGTCGACAGGCTGCCGCCCAGCAGGTTTCCGGCGAAGCGGTCGTCGGTCATCATCAGCAGCAGCGTGTTGACGATGAGGTTCTGCTGGGGTTCGATGCCCGCGCCGTAGAGGGTGACCAGCTGGTGGATCATCTCCGTGTCGTCCAGACCGACCGGATGCGCCAGCAGTCGCGAGATGATGTCGTCGCCGGGGTGGGCCCGCTTGAGCGCGACCAGCTCGACCAGCGCCTGGGTGAGCATCTCGTTACCGCGCTCGGCCTCGACGACCTCGAACATCATCGCCATACCCTGCGCCACCCGCTGCCCGATCTCGGCGGGGCAGCCCAGCATCACATTGAGCACCTCGAACGACAGCGGGAAGGCGTAGTGCTGGATCAGCTCGGCCGAGCCGGTCTCGCAGAACGTGTTGATCAACCGGGACGCGATGCGCTCGACGGTGGCGTGCATCGCGTGCAGATCCACCCCGTCGATCGCGGCGACGTTGGCCTGGCGGTACCGCTCGTGTTCGACGCCCGCGCTGCGCAGCGCGTTCGGCCGCCACTCCAGCATCGGGAGGATGGGGGAGTCGGCGGGCGCGGACTGCTGCCAGGCGCGCGGGTCGGCCGGAAAGTGCTCGGGGTCGTTGAGGATTCGCACCGCCGTCCGATACCCGATGACCAGCGTGGCCGGCACGCCAGGCGCCAGATCGACCGGCACCAGCGACCCGTAGCGCCGCCGCATGTCCCGATAGGCCGCGTGCGGATCGGCGGCGAACTCGGGGACGTGCAACGGAACCCGCGGACCGTCGGTGTCGATCGGTGAGCCGTGGCGCACCGGGCACCCCTGGTTCGGTGCCGGCGGCCGGGTCAACCCTGCGACTCCAGCCGCTGGAACAGGAACTCGACGAGCGTGATGAGCGATCGCAGGCACGGGCCGCGATCGCGCGCGTCCAAGGCCGTCAGCGGGGTATCGGGCTCGAGGTCCAGCGCCTCCCGGATCTCGTGCAGCGGAAAGCGTTGCGCGCCCTCGAACTCGTTGACCGCGACCGAATACGGCACCCCGCGCTCCTCGAGCACCGCGAGCACCTCGTCGGCCTTGTCGATGCGGCGGGTGTCCACGAGGACCAGCGCGCCGAGCGCACCGCGGGACAGCTCCTCCCACAGGGGCAGGAACCGCCGCTGCCCGGGTGTGCCGAAGAGATACAGCGCCAGTTGCGGATTCAGCGTGATGCGGCCGAAGTCCATGGCGACCGTGGTGGTCACCTTGCCCGGCAGGTCGGCCATGTCGTCCACACCGATGCTGGCCTCGGTGATGGTTTCCTCGGTACGCAGCGGCCGGATCTCGGACACGCTGTTGACGA from Nocardia wallacei carries:
- a CDS encoding LysR family transcriptional regulator, with the protein product MELRQLSYFVAVCEELSFSRAAQRCFISQSAISHQIARLEHDLGVQLFERSTRSVVPTDATTRLLPLAKQMLSLESAIRAAVRSSGPRIRLAANMSFATRSLSAIAGAREAHPGAEIEFVIKPFRQRIAAVADGDCDLALIRGRVDQPGLTVEKLWVEDLVIAVSTAHPLAGRDDVTLTELGNYPLLLPPEQEQVLLHNVVRRAFADLPAPPTYGPPIPPDHTATMELINRPDAWTILYADTPAEGIAGLRLSGRPLRVPVSAVLRSDLRPSPILTTLLAALHSA
- a CDS encoding DUF1697 domain-containing protein, giving the protein MHRYAALLRGIMPSNPNMRNEKLRGVFEGLGFDAVGSVLSSGNIVFGSAESDAAALESRIQKALNAELGIGGGTILRSREELRALVDSDPFPGLTHGRGTYLTVTFLKDRTAAAPDALPAELAAAVRIVGYDEAAAAVLAVIDNTASTTPNHMAWLESVYGKDITTRTWLTVRKVLAKL
- a CDS encoding NAD(P)/FAD-dependent oxidoreductase, translating into MQHVDAGIETAEVVIVGSGFGGLAAAKQLSKSGVNYVLISSTPEHLFQPLLYQVATGVLPSTDIAPPIAGILHRHKGADVRLGKVVDIDAEDAVLTYETADGPRRIRYGSLIAATGANQSYFGRDDFARKTFSLKTIDDAKRLRAQIERVFTEAATADPDSRERLLSFVVVGAGPTGVEVAGQLKELAKRHYHQEISVSLVEGAPAVLPPFGGSLSEYARESLARNGVEVLLDTFVTDIEAGKVTVKTKDGVERGIGAETVVWSAGVQAGGFARLLAEATGCETDRAGRLLINPDCTVGGHADIYAIGDMTSLNGYPGQSPTAMQEGRHVADIIRRKKQPGTPFVYWDKGSMAVISRFSAVTKLNDKVKFTGFIAWMAWLAVHLFYLVGFRNRFVAVVSWLVAFIGTGRPGFAETEKPTAAPRSDSERRAA
- a CDS encoding cytochrome P450 — encoded protein: MRHGSPIDTDGPRVPLHVPEFAADPHAAYRDMRRRYGSLVPVDLAPGVPATLVIGYRTAVRILNDPEHFPADPRAWQQSAPADSPILPMLEWRPNALRSAGVEHERYRQANVAAIDGVDLHAMHATVERIASRLINTFCETGSAELIQHYAFPLSFEVLNVMLGCPAEIGQRVAQGMAMMFEVVEAERGNEMLTQALVELVALKRAHPGDDIISRLLAHPVGLDDTEMIHQLVTLYGAGIEPQQNLIVNTLLLMMTDDRFAGNLLGGSLSTRDALDEVLFTDPPMANYCVTYPRQPVLIDDVWLPANHPVIISMSGANNDPAVGVREFTDNRSHLAWSVGPHSCPARSVAYLVAQDAIDQLLDALPELQLAVPGDELTWRPGPFHRALTALPVTFPKSPPLRV
- a CDS encoding acyltransferase; the encoded protein is MTSMWGAPLRSRWRGSRRRDPEQARFLTMASLRWVLANRAYTPWYLVRYYRLFKFRLTNPHIVLRGMVFLGKRVEIHATPELSRMEIGKWVHIGDGNAIRCHEGSLRIGDKVVFGKDNVVNTYLDIEIGESTLVADWCYICDFDHRMDDITLPIKDQGIVKSPVRIGPDTWIAAKVTVLRETRVGRGCVLGAHAVVKGDIPDYGIAVGAPARVVKNRKEAWEAGAAERAKYLAALEDIERKKNGVGASQAG
- a CDS encoding GTP-binding protein translates to MGSALSPSERPSALTERTVDYVPETVTRSVKLLVAGNFGVGKTTFVNSVSEIRPLRTEETITEASIGVDDMADLPGKVTTTVAMDFGRITLNPQLALYLFGTPGQRRFLPLWEELSRGALGALVLVDTRRIDKADEVLAVLEERGVPYSVAVNEFEGAQRFPLHEIREALDLEPDTPLTALDARDRGPCLRSLITLVEFLFQRLESQG